A window of the Syntrophothermus lipocalidus DSM 12680 genome harbors these coding sequences:
- the prfB gene encoding peptide chain release factor 2 — MKKSEVLFDVEGLKHRIKKLEDKTCQPGFWDDNQEAQKVVKEMSGLKERVDSYESLVREIEDISALLELAEAEEDEELYREAAAELARLNRRFREYELSIMFKGEHDDSNAIVSLHAGAGGTDAQDWVEMLLRMYTRWAEDNGYEVDIMDYLPGEEAGIKSVTLLIKGKYAYGKMRAEAGVHRLIRVSPFDASGRRHTSFALVSVLPEIQDDVEVTISSDDLRIDTFRAGGAGGQHVNKTDSAVRITHLPSGIVVQCQNERSQYANKLAAMKILRAKLYELKQREQEESLQKLKGEYKEIAWGNQIRTYVLNPFSLVKDHRTGLEVGNVNAVLDGDINDFITAYLGQKYGAGIEN; from the coding sequence TTGAAGAAATCGGAGGTTCTCTTTGACGTAGAGGGACTGAAGCACAGGATAAAAAAACTGGAGGACAAAACCTGCCAACCCGGTTTTTGGGACGACAATCAGGAGGCCCAGAAGGTCGTTAAGGAGATGAGCGGGCTCAAGGAACGGGTAGACAGTTATGAATCACTTGTCCGCGAGATAGAGGACATCTCAGCACTTTTGGAATTGGCGGAGGCCGAGGAAGACGAGGAGCTTTACCGCGAAGCAGCGGCTGAGTTGGCCCGGCTTAACCGCCGGTTTCGCGAATACGAACTCTCTATCATGTTCAAGGGAGAACACGACGACAGCAATGCTATCGTTTCTCTGCACGCCGGGGCAGGAGGTACCGATGCCCAGGACTGGGTGGAGATGCTTTTGCGCATGTATACCCGCTGGGCTGAGGATAACGGGTATGAGGTTGACATAATGGATTACCTGCCGGGGGAAGAAGCAGGGATTAAGAGCGTGACCTTGCTGATAAAAGGGAAATACGCCTATGGCAAGATGAGAGCCGAGGCTGGGGTGCATAGACTTATCAGGGTATCTCCCTTCGACGCCTCGGGAAGAAGGCATACTTCTTTTGCCTTGGTTTCAGTTCTGCCGGAAATTCAGGATGATGTGGAGGTTACCATTTCTTCCGATGACCTGCGTATAGATACTTTCCGCGCCGGGGGTGCCGGGGGCCAGCACGTGAACAAGACGGACTCTGCCGTACGTATCACGCACCTGCCTTCAGGCATCGTGGTGCAGTGCCAGAACGAGAGGTCCCAGTACGCCAACAAACTAGCGGCCATGAAGATATTGCGGGCTAAATTGTACGAACTGAAACAGCGAGAGCAGGAAGAGAGCCTGCAGAAGCTGAAAGGGGAGTACAAGGAGATAGCTTGGGGCAACCAGATAAGGACTTACGTATTGAACCCGTTTTCCCTGGTGAAGGACCACCGTACAGGGCTCGAGGTAGGCAACGTTAATGCTGTCCTGGACGGAGACATTAACGATTTTATTACCGCGTATCTGGGGCAGAAGTACGGAGCGGGAATTGAGAATTAA
- a CDS encoding OmpA/MotB family protein — protein MARNSKKEQEGGEGGPSMERWLLTYSDLITLLMIFFVVMYTMSQVDAQKFQALANSLSMVLSGKSISIMETPGPSVVEGRSGQIIREGQGDTPTLQGNLEAIEKQLAEYIKSEEGLAGNIVLMEQERGLVISLKDTLLFPKGSDVLTPRAHEIIRKVGESLKTIPNYVRVEGHTDDLPINTPKFPSNWELSVLRATNVVHVLAGEVGIPPDRLSATGYGEYRPLMPNDSEPNRAMNRRVDIVILKQKYDYFEPPQSGE, from the coding sequence ATGGCCCGAAATTCTAAGAAAGAACAAGAAGGTGGTGAGGGTGGCCCCAGCATGGAGCGGTGGCTACTCACTTATTCTGACCTCATAACTTTGTTGATGATATTTTTCGTTGTAATGTACACCATGAGCCAGGTAGATGCCCAAAAGTTTCAGGCTTTAGCCAATTCTCTGAGCATGGTCCTATCCGGAAAGTCGATTTCTATTATGGAAACGCCTGGCCCTTCTGTGGTAGAAGGGAGAAGCGGGCAGATCATACGCGAGGGGCAGGGCGATACCCCTACCCTGCAGGGGAACCTCGAGGCCATTGAAAAGCAGCTTGCCGAATACATCAAAAGCGAAGAAGGCCTGGCGGGAAACATCGTTCTGATGGAGCAGGAGCGGGGCCTGGTCATAAGCTTGAAGGATACTCTGCTTTTTCCTAAAGGATCAGATGTTTTGACTCCCCGGGCACATGAAATAATACGTAAAGTGGGCGAGAGCCTGAAAACCATACCTAACTACGTAAGGGTAGAAGGACACACCGATGATCTGCCTATCAATACGCCAAAGTTTCCTTCTAACTGGGAACTCTCGGTCTTACGGGCCACCAATGTGGTGCATGTGCTGGCCGGGGAGGTGGGTATTCCTCCCGATCGTCTTTCTGCTACGGGATACGGAGAGTATCGGCCTTTGATGCCCAACGACAGCGAGCCCAACCGGGCCATGAACCGTCGAGTGGATATAGTAATACTGAAACAGAAATACGATTACTTTGAACCGCCTCAGAGCGGAGAGTAG
- a CDS encoding flagellar motor protein, with amino-acid sequence MDLTSLIGLIIGLAGLILGFVLEEGKVGMLLKETAALIVFGGTIGAVTVSFSSEELKTIPYFLKVVFTNKKIEFGETIDQLVQVADKARREGLLSLETQLEELENEFMRRALQLVIDGTDPELTRNMLEMEIEAFEKRQKLGVDIFNAAGGFAPTMGIIGTVMGLVQVLSNVSEPDKLGGAIAVAFIATLYGIFSANILWIPFAGKIKVKTEKEVKLMELVLEGVLSVQAGENPRVIREKLMTFLAPAEKQAMFEAQKAGVEM; translated from the coding sequence ATGGATCTCACTTCGCTGATCGGACTTATTATAGGCCTTGCCGGTCTTATCCTAGGGTTCGTTTTAGAAGAGGGAAAAGTGGGGATGTTGCTGAAGGAGACCGCTGCTCTCATCGTCTTTGGCGGTACCATAGGCGCAGTCACCGTCAGCTTCAGCTCCGAGGAGTTAAAGACCATTCCGTATTTTTTGAAGGTTGTGTTTACCAATAAAAAAATAGAATTTGGAGAAACCATCGACCAGTTGGTACAGGTAGCGGATAAAGCGCGGCGAGAAGGACTTTTGAGCCTCGAAACCCAGCTCGAGGAATTGGAAAACGAGTTTATGCGCCGCGCGCTGCAGCTGGTCATCGATGGCACTGATCCAGAGCTTACCCGCAACATGTTGGAGATGGAAATCGAGGCCTTCGAGAAGCGGCAAAAACTCGGGGTCGATATTTTCAACGCCGCCGGAGGTTTTGCTCCGACTATGGGAATAATAGGAACGGTCATGGGACTGGTGCAGGTCTTGAGTAATGTCAGCGAGCCAGACAAACTAGGAGGAGCCATTGCGGTGGCTTTCATCGCCACCCTGTACGGTATTTTTTCCGCCAACATTTTATGGATTCCGTTTGCCGGCAAGATAAAGGTCAAGACGGAAAAAGAAGTCAAGCTCATGGAGTTGGTTCTTGAGGGCGTGCTTTCGGTGCAGGCGGGGGAGAATCCCCGGGTTATCAGGGAGAAACTCATGACTTTCCTGGCGCCTGCGGAAAAACAAGCTATGTTTGAAGCCCAAAAGGCAGGGGTGGAAATGTAA